A part of Aegilops tauschii subsp. strangulata cultivar AL8/78 chromosome 2, Aet v6.0, whole genome shotgun sequence genomic DNA contains:
- the LOC141041097 gene encoding uncharacterized protein produces MADEPSTKRHCGETSDQSIKEEQSINEDDVQVPGEKRDYTTKLEKVELHGKETLEVVCTSNPDTADEMLTRLFMKAVGRYPRFVGVDVEYTRDDEPPQYAAVLQLCVDELCLVYHIAAATKWPKRLKSFIQEKKLFTFAGFSIHNDKEMLKMSGLEINPEKYIDIQKNYRVPYAGRKKQYDSLADVAASVIHPFYQNMKKKINRTEDHKPWGISPLPDYLIEYAAKDAYATYKAWKIIDNIKSGVEISEAQEADPYYHCHYAA; encoded by the exons ATGGCGGATGAGCCGTCTACCAAGCGTCACTGTGGCGAGACGTCCGACCAGAGCATCAAGGAAGAGCAGAGCATCAACGAAGACGACGTTCAGGTCCCCGGTGAGAAGCGCGACTACACCACCAAACTTGAGAAGGTGGAACTCCACGGCAAAGAGACGCTGGAGGTCGTCTGCACCAGCAATCCAGACACTGCCGACGAAATGCTCACCAGGCTCTTCATGAAAGCCGTCGGCAGGTATCCTAGATTCGTCGGCGTTGATGTGGAGTATACCAGGGATGACGAACCTCCGCAGTACGCAGCAGTTCTGCAGTTATGCGTGGATGAACTCTGCCTGGTCTACCACATCGCTGCGGCCACAAAATG GCCCAAGCGCCTCAAGAGCTTCATCCAGGAGAAGAAGTTGTTCACCTTTGCCGGTTTCAGCATTCATAATGACAAAGAGATGCTGAAGATGTCTGGTTTGGAGATCAATCCCGAAAAGTACATCGACATTCAAAAAAACTATAGAGTTCCATATGCCGGCAGAAAGAAGCAGTACGACTCCTTGGCTGATGTTGCAGCCAGCGTCATCCACCCATTTTACcaaaacatgaagaagaagatcaaCAGGACCGAAGACCATAAACCGTGGGGGATCAGCCCGCTGCCAGACTACCTCATCGAGTACGCAGCGAAGGATGCGTACGCCACCTACAAGGCTTGGAAGATAATAGACAACATCAAATCAGGTGTGGAAATTTCAGAAGCACAGGAGGCTGACCCCTACTACCACTGCCACTACGCGGCATGA